One Streptomyces dangxiongensis genomic window, TGGTGGTGTCGGCGATGACGTCCGCCGGGTCGTTGCCCGCCGCCTCGATGCCCTTGAAGACCGAGCCGTCACCCAGCCGGTCCCAGCCGACCATCTTCGGGATCGGCGCCCAGGGCTGGTGGCTGGAGGTCAGGATGAGCAGCGACATCCGCGACCTGCCGTCGGCCGGCCGCTTGCTGTGCACCCGCTCCTGGTACTGCTGGAGCGCGTACTGGTCGGGCATGGTCGACCAGCTGAACTTCGGTCCCCGGTAGCCGAGCCGGAAGGCGTTGTAGACCTTGTCGAGGCCGTACCACTTCTGCTCCGGCCAGCCCTTCTGCACGCCCGGCATGACGCCGACCGTGTCGAACGAGCCGGTCTTCTCGAACGCCTCCGTCAGGCTGAGGTGGTCGCTGGCCATGACGGTGCGGTAGCGCTGCTGGTTGCTGATCCACAGGCCCGACATGGTGGTGGAGTGGCCGAGCCAGCTACTGCCGCCGTAGGTCGCCGAGGTCAGCCAGCCGCTCTTCGCGTGGAAGCCGGCCTTGTCGAGGGCCTTGGTGCGGGCGTCGAGGGTCGCGTCGACCCCCGGGGCCATGACCGGGTCCTCGATGGCGCTGCGGCCGTAGCTCTCGATGAACGTGAAGATCATGTCCTTGCCGCGCAGGTCGGGGACGAGCTGGCTGCCCGGGGTGTTCCCGAACGCGTCGACGCGGGCCACCTTGCGGAACTCCGCCTCGTCGCGCAGCGTGGCCGAGACGCGGCGGGCCTGGGCCTTCAGCGCGGTGGCGGTGCGGTCGGCGGCGAGCGGCACGCCGGCGACCTCCAGGCCGAGCGAGGAACAGGTGATCCAGACGACCCCGGCGATCAGCGTGCCGCGGGTCGCGGCGCCGGAGTGCCGGGCGAGCAGGTTGGCCAGCCGGACCATGGCCAGCGCCGGCAGCACGAGGAGGAGCAGGACGGCGACGATCACCCCGGCCACGGCGGCAAGGGTCGTCGTACGGCCGAGGGAGTCCTCCAGATACGACTCCGCGTCGCCGAACAACTCCCAGTCGAGGATCACGTTG contains:
- a CDS encoding alkaline phosphatase family protein yields the protein MSTLQSAEEAGADAVTAPAPRPLRRPWTVWPAWRRRWREEHPAAAHALSVTVTVLAAALVVAALVMPDRVVGLGPAKFLRIPAEAVVGAAVLLALPRRPRVVLAAVSGVALGAMTVLNMLDMGFNQYLGRSFNVILDWELFGDAESYLEDSLGRTTTLAAVAGVIVAVLLLLVLPALAMVRLANLLARHSGAATRGTLIAGVVWITCSSLGLEVAGVPLAADRTATALKAQARRVSATLRDEAEFRKVARVDAFGNTPGSQLVPDLRGKDMIFTFIESYGRSAIEDPVMAPGVDATLDARTKALDKAGFHAKSGWLTSATYGGSSWLGHSTTMSGLWISNQQRYRTVMASDHLSLTEAFEKTGSFDTVGVMPGVQKGWPEQKWYGLDKVYNAFRLGYRGPKFSWSTMPDQYALQQYQERVHSKRPADGRSRMSLLILTSSHQPWAPIPKMVGWDRLGDGSVFKGIEAAGNDPADVIADTTRSREEYGKSVQYSVTALTQWLERYGTKDTVLVFLGDHQPIARVSGNHASRDVPVSIVAKDPKVLDKVADWGWTDGLRPAHDAPVWKMSSFRDRFLRAYGSTPHPRKG